Proteins from one Heterodontus francisci isolate sHetFra1 chromosome 42, sHetFra1.hap1, whole genome shotgun sequence genomic window:
- the LOC137355359 gene encoding dual specificity phosphatase 29-like, with translation MFSADTGIHKKTNAYSAVKVDPNDDYVTPGAFELERLFWKCSVKFAHVNEVWPDIYIGDEVTALDRYTIEKMGFTHILNAAHGRWNVDTGDEYYRDMSIDYYGVEAEDMPTFNLSEFFYPAAQYIDRALSTSGSKLLVHCARGRSRSSSLVLAYLMIYKNMTVVDAIQQVIKHRCILPNRGFLKQLRALDIELAIQRSIAKNGISTNGDEKEIC, from the exons ATGTTCTCTGCAGATACAGGGATCCACAAGAAGACAAATGCCTACTCGGCAGTGAAAGTGGATCCGAACGATGATTATGTCACACCAGGGGCATTTGAACTGGAACGACTCTTCTGGAAATGCTCTGTAAAATTCGCTCATGTCAATGAAGTCTGGCCAGACATTTACATAGGAGATGA AGTGACAGCATTAGACCGGTATACAATTGAAAAGATGGGTTTCACTCACATACTAAATGCAGCCCATGGTCGCTGGAATGTGGACACAGGCGATGAATACTATAGGGATATGTCTATTGATTACTATGGTGTGGAGGCTGAAGACATGCCAACGTTTAATCTAAGCGAATTCTTCTATCCAGCTGCCCAATACATTGACAGAGCACTAAGCACATCAGGAT CTAAGCTCTTAGTCCATTGTGCAAGGGGGCGGAGCCGGTCGTCCTCACTTGTCCTGGCTTATCTGATGATCTACAAGAATATGACAGTGGTGGATGCAATTCAACAAGTAATTAAACACCGGTGCATTTTACCAAATCGTGGCTTCCTGAAGCAACTGAGAGCACTTGATATAGAGCTGGCAATACAGAGAAGTATTGCAAAGAATGGCATCAGCACAAATGGTGATGAAAAAGAAATCTGTTAA